One genomic segment of Euzebya pacifica includes these proteins:
- the dcd gene encoding dCTP deaminase — protein MILSDTAIREAIDAGQLTLDPIDLDRALQPTSVDVHLAASFRTFDSHRHQVIDPRRLPGDLTSEATASTEDPFVLHPGEFALASTVETVGLHGPIVGRVEGKSSLGRCGLAIHATAGFIDAGFHGNITLELSNVANLPVLLYPGMPIAQFAFFAVQGKIARLYGHPDLRSKYQGQAGPTASAYHRNFDR, from the coding sequence ATGATCCTCTCCGACACCGCCATCAGGGAAGCCATTGACGCGGGCCAGTTGACGCTGGACCCGATCGACCTGGATCGGGCGTTGCAGCCGACCAGCGTCGACGTCCACCTCGCCGCATCCTTCAGGACCTTCGACAGCCACCGGCATCAGGTCATCGACCCCCGGCGGTTGCCCGGCGACCTGACCAGCGAGGCGACCGCGTCCACGGAGGACCCTTTCGTGCTGCATCCGGGCGAGTTCGCGCTCGCCTCGACCGTGGAGACCGTCGGGTTGCACGGCCCCATCGTTGGACGGGTGGAGGGCAAGTCGAGCCTCGGCAGGTGCGGCTTGGCGATCCACGCGACCGCTGGATTCATCGACGCCGGGTTCCACGGCAACATCACCTTGGAGTTGTCCAACGTGGCGAACCTGCCGGTCCTGTTGTATCCGGGGATGCCCATCGCCCAGTTCGCCTTCTTTGCTGTCCAGGGCAAGATCGCCCGCCTCTACGGCCACCCCGACCTGCGCTCCAAGTACCAGGGGCAGGCCGGCCCCACCGCCTCGGCCTACCACCGCAACTTCGACCGGTGA
- a CDS encoding GmrSD restriction endonuclease domain-containing protein, with product MVAVALEDKFVDTSASLSRLAEQVATGELALPELQRPFVWKNVDVRDLFDSLFRGYPVGNIMTWRTRSESVRTIGTDTKEADPSLLLIDGQQRVTSIYAVLHGAEVLNKDYKSQRIRIAFNPLTGRFETSNSAIAKNAEWIPDITKAFAENAFTVVNGYVEGLKATGRDLTDTELATVQTHLSRLTDLPKFKLAVVELKEHADVEDVAEVFVRTNNGGKSLGQSDFVLTLMSVHAQKDRIALEEWVRAAHTDSPYKAARTPHNPHILPDATQLVRVVAAVAFRRAALSDVYAFLRGDDDTQTRAERFAAWSVAQEEVLSTHHWHEFLRVLDTAGYRSSRQVNSDFAVLATYAIWTHGRQRGIDRRHLQNLMARWFYAASVTGRYSGSGESTLAADLYAMTRDDVDLISATERRLAAIMTPDFFTTSLPEALDSRSWSNRALMAYEAAQVVIDAPVLFAPNDERVSHRLGPSTAAKGIERHHLFPKAYLRHQTGLSGAQWSALANRPANAALVDWVENGDISDDAPAHYWPLHADTLPHATLAAQMADHALYDGWWTDDYDTFCETRRKLMADVIHRGYQTLVDRSPVAPDVEPEDAPIVVGDGHSTPHATSVDRSHISLADLIAAELLFADETITHLRSTAPGSGTVSTDGAIILDGVRYATPSGAGATLANGNVNGWETWAVERNGTYVRLDDLRDAYLESTSLPPATD from the coding sequence GTGGTCGCTGTCGCTCTGGAAGACAAGTTCGTCGACACGAGCGCTTCGCTGTCCCGACTCGCAGAGCAGGTCGCCACTGGCGAACTGGCCCTCCCCGAGCTGCAGCGGCCGTTCGTGTGGAAGAACGTCGATGTCCGCGATCTCTTCGACAGCCTGTTCCGGGGCTACCCGGTCGGCAACATCATGACGTGGCGCACGAGGTCGGAGTCGGTCCGGACCATCGGAACCGACACCAAGGAGGCCGACCCGTCGTTGCTGCTGATCGATGGGCAGCAGCGGGTCACGTCGATCTATGCGGTGCTGCACGGCGCGGAGGTCCTCAACAAGGACTACAAGTCGCAGCGGATCCGCATCGCGTTCAACCCGCTCACCGGCCGGTTCGAGACCTCCAACAGCGCCATCGCCAAGAACGCCGAATGGATTCCCGACATCACCAAGGCCTTTGCGGAGAACGCCTTCACCGTGGTCAACGGCTACGTCGAGGGGCTCAAGGCCACCGGCAGGGACCTGACCGACACCGAACTCGCGACCGTCCAGACCCACCTGTCCCGCTTGACTGACCTTCCCAAGTTCAAGCTTGCAGTCGTTGAGCTGAAGGAACACGCCGACGTGGAGGACGTCGCAGAGGTGTTTGTCCGCACCAACAACGGCGGCAAGTCGCTGGGGCAGTCCGACTTCGTCCTGACCCTCATGTCAGTGCATGCCCAGAAGGACCGGATCGCGTTGGAGGAATGGGTTCGTGCCGCCCACACCGACAGCCCGTACAAGGCCGCCAGGACCCCGCACAACCCCCACATCCTCCCCGACGCCACCCAGCTGGTCAGGGTCGTCGCCGCGGTGGCGTTTCGTCGTGCCGCCCTCTCCGACGTGTACGCGTTCCTTCGCGGTGACGACGACACCCAGACTCGGGCCGAACGGTTCGCCGCCTGGTCAGTTGCCCAGGAGGAGGTCCTGTCCACCCACCACTGGCACGAGTTCCTCCGCGTCCTGGACACCGCCGGATACCGGTCCTCCCGTCAGGTCAACAGCGACTTTGCGGTCCTTGCGACCTATGCGATCTGGACCCACGGCCGCCAACGCGGCATCGACCGACGCCATCTGCAGAACCTCATGGCCCGATGGTTCTACGCCGCATCGGTCACGGGCCGCTACTCCGGGTCGGGCGAATCGACCCTCGCCGCGGACCTGTACGCCATGACCCGCGACGACGTCGACCTGATCAGCGCAACCGAACGTCGGCTCGCCGCGATCATGACCCCCGACTTCTTCACCACGTCGCTGCCCGAAGCCCTCGATTCGCGGTCGTGGTCCAACCGGGCCCTCATGGCCTACGAGGCCGCCCAAGTGGTCATCGACGCGCCAGTGCTGTTCGCCCCCAACGACGAACGGGTCTCCCATCGGCTGGGCCCCTCAACCGCAGCCAAGGGCATCGAACGCCATCACCTGTTCCCCAAGGCCTACCTGCGCCACCAGACCGGCCTGTCCGGCGCCCAGTGGTCGGCGCTCGCCAACCGTCCTGCCAACGCCGCCCTCGTTGACTGGGTGGAGAACGGCGACATCTCCGATGACGCCCCCGCCCACTACTGGCCCCTGCACGCCGACACCCTCCCCCACGCGACCCTGGCCGCACAGATGGCCGACCATGCCCTCTACGACGGATGGTGGACCGATGACTACGACACCTTCTGCGAGACACGCCGGAAGCTGATGGCCGACGTCATCCATCGTGGCTACCAGACCCTCGTCGACCGCAGTCCCGTTGCCCCAGACGTCGAACCCGAAGACGCCCCCATCGTCGTCGGGGACGGTCACAGCACCCCGCATGCAACCTCCGTTGACCGCAGCCACATCAGCCTTGCCGACCTCATCGCAGCGGAACTGCTGTTCGCTGACGAAACGATCACCCACCTGCGGTCAACGGCACCGGGCAGCGGAACCGTCAGCACCGACGGTGCAATCATCCTCGATGGGGTCCGCTACGCCACCCCGTCGGGGGCCGGTGCGACGCTGGCCAACGGCAACGTCAACGGCTGGGAGACCTGGGCGGTCGAACGCAACGGAACCTACGTCCGCCTCGACGACCTCCGAGACGCCTACCTGGAATCCACCAGCCTCCCCCCGGCCACCGACTGA
- a CDS encoding helicase-related protein, with product MSHKPEVVSNRHGTVADAIGGYWDHFLTHRPGDLALAIASAYFNPGGFKLLADRLEAAAKVRLLIGAEPDVAADMFRRRSLAASRPGHTMKARLAEALKEHLAEIEVDRDLIAFTPGNDALVERLIAWLRSDAVETRRLTSQFLHGKAYILETDSEGVVAGSSNFTYAGLARNVELNLGHYEPYKVKQVQDWFEELWDEAEAYDLARLYERRFEDHQPWIVFLRMLYERYGDDLDVSDESFGIPMLPFQAEGVMRARRFLARYNGVVIADGVGLGKTFTAGQLIWEAVHDRRQRVLLIAPAALRDGPWAKFLVEHDLEAVTSISYEQLCNDIRLGGTKEVLKHDPDDYAMVVIDEAHAYRNTGTERAGVLRELLKGSPQKDLVLLTATPVNNSLIDLYNLLAYFIRNDGEFMPVGIPSLRKHFAAAQAADPEDLSPDLLFDVLDAVAVRRTRRFVKKHYAGMELPGLGPIRFPEPKVTRVDYDLDAVIPGFFNDFAHALGMDPDDPDTPIPTPDQFDYQSGQLTLARYAPSAFLADPDADPEPYEMQAAGLLRSGLLKRFESSSAAFAKTCRKMAASHDLFLDALDDGWVLTGDALAEYARTDTDYDPSDYDGGGTRGDAADYDLDELRAAVEADRNLLEEFAGRAEAIGVADDPKLDALIEALAAIAEQADHDGLTPREQQDNRKVLLFSYYGDTVDWIMERLADAVVTDPRLAAYTGRVTSVTGDDGDKKEVMYGFAPRTAGAPDGWTDNYDILVATDVLAEGVNLQQARHIINYDLPWNPMRLVQRHGRIDRIGSPHPKVWMRCFFPSDVLDDLLGLEARIQRKIAQAAASIGVEDEIIPDSAVAEVVLAHTKEQIQAIHDEDAALLDDDHAPGALSGEEFRKILADAMDNATTRAKVLGLPWVAGSGFRSSGNPGFVFCARVGDHPEAVFRWVPIDTDGNTLVEADGTTILSDQTLQAIARAQCEPATDFDLPDAARDKAYTAWEAARDDILAKWADLSDPTNVVVPVPKTMRRAKELLINHPPAGVTQDKLDWYDEALSAPYDHRTQRILRQAIIDHDNPADQAVEIVKVIHDLGLEPQPEVQPLPEIEADDIYLVCWMAVLPESNSASDVLLEQPEGLPAQIDS from the coding sequence ATGAGCCACAAGCCCGAGGTCGTCTCCAACCGTCACGGCACCGTCGCTGACGCCATCGGCGGTTACTGGGACCACTTCCTGACGCACCGTCCCGGCGACCTCGCCCTCGCGATCGCGTCGGCTTACTTCAACCCCGGCGGGTTCAAGCTCCTCGCTGACCGGCTCGAGGCCGCCGCCAAGGTCCGGCTGCTCATCGGGGCCGAGCCAGACGTGGCCGCCGACATGTTCAGGCGCCGGTCCCTGGCCGCGTCGCGTCCAGGGCACACGATGAAGGCCCGACTTGCCGAAGCACTAAAGGAGCACCTTGCAGAGATCGAGGTTGACCGTGACCTCATCGCCTTCACCCCCGGCAACGACGCGCTCGTCGAACGGCTCATCGCGTGGCTGCGCAGCGACGCCGTGGAGACTCGACGGCTCACCAGCCAGTTCCTCCACGGCAAGGCCTACATCCTTGAGACCGACAGCGAAGGTGTGGTTGCCGGGTCGTCCAACTTCACCTACGCCGGGCTGGCCCGCAACGTCGAACTCAATCTCGGCCACTACGAGCCCTACAAGGTCAAGCAGGTCCAAGACTGGTTCGAAGAGTTGTGGGACGAGGCCGAGGCCTACGACCTTGCGCGCCTCTACGAACGTCGTTTCGAGGACCACCAGCCATGGATCGTGTTCCTCAGGATGCTCTACGAACGCTACGGCGACGACCTCGACGTCAGCGACGAGTCCTTCGGCATCCCGATGCTGCCCTTCCAGGCCGAAGGGGTCATGCGGGCCCGGAGGTTCCTTGCCCGCTACAACGGTGTCGTGATCGCCGACGGCGTCGGGCTCGGCAAGACCTTCACGGCCGGCCAGCTCATATGGGAAGCCGTGCACGACCGCCGCCAACGGGTCCTGCTCATCGCCCCCGCAGCACTGCGTGACGGTCCTTGGGCCAAGTTCCTCGTAGAGCACGACCTCGAAGCCGTCACCTCGATCTCCTATGAGCAACTCTGCAACGACATTCGTCTGGGTGGCACCAAGGAGGTCTTGAAGCACGACCCCGACGACTACGCCATGGTCGTCATCGACGAGGCCCACGCCTACCGCAACACCGGCACCGAACGAGCAGGGGTGCTCCGCGAACTGCTGAAGGGCTCGCCACAGAAGGACCTCGTGCTGCTGACCGCCACCCCGGTCAACAACAGCCTGATCGACCTCTACAACCTGCTCGCCTACTTCATCCGCAACGACGGAGAGTTCATGCCCGTCGGCATCCCGTCGCTGCGCAAGCACTTCGCCGCAGCCCAGGCTGCAGACCCCGAGGACCTCTCCCCAGACCTTCTCTTCGACGTCCTCGACGCCGTTGCCGTCCGGCGCACCCGACGGTTCGTCAAGAAGCACTACGCCGGCATGGAACTGCCTGGCCTGGGACCCATCCGGTTCCCCGAGCCGAAGGTCACCCGCGTCGACTACGACCTCGACGCCGTCATCCCAGGCTTCTTCAACGACTTCGCCCACGCCCTCGGGATGGACCCGGACGACCCCGACACGCCCATCCCCACCCCCGACCAGTTCGACTACCAATCCGGCCAGCTCACTCTCGCCCGCTACGCCCCCTCTGCCTTCCTGGCCGACCCCGACGCCGATCCGGAACCCTATGAGATGCAGGCCGCAGGCCTGCTGCGCTCCGGCCTGCTCAAGCGATTCGAGTCCTCCTCTGCGGCGTTCGCCAAGACCTGCCGCAAGATGGCCGCCTCACACGACCTGTTCCTCGACGCACTCGACGACGGATGGGTGCTGACCGGTGACGCCCTTGCCGAGTACGCAAGGACCGACACCGACTACGACCCGTCTGACTACGACGGCGGCGGCACCCGCGGTGACGCTGCCGACTACGACCTCGACGAGCTCCGTGCGGCCGTCGAGGCCGACAGGAACCTGCTGGAGGAGTTCGCCGGCCGGGCCGAGGCGATCGGTGTTGCCGACGACCCCAAGCTCGACGCCCTGATCGAGGCGCTCGCCGCGATCGCCGAGCAGGCCGACCATGACGGACTCACCCCACGCGAGCAGCAAGACAACCGCAAGGTGCTGCTGTTCAGCTACTACGGCGACACCGTCGACTGGATCATGGAACGCCTCGCCGATGCAGTCGTCACCGACCCGAGGCTTGCGGCCTACACCGGTCGGGTCACATCGGTCACCGGCGACGACGGCGACAAGAAAGAGGTCATGTACGGGTTCGCGCCACGGACCGCCGGGGCGCCGGACGGGTGGACCGACAACTACGACATCCTCGTTGCCACCGACGTTCTGGCGGAGGGCGTCAACCTCCAGCAGGCACGCCACATCATCAACTACGACCTGCCGTGGAACCCGATGCGGCTTGTTCAACGGCACGGACGCATCGACCGTATCGGCTCTCCGCACCCCAAGGTGTGGATGCGTTGCTTCTTCCCCTCCGATGTCCTCGACGACCTCCTCGGTCTCGAAGCACGCATCCAACGAAAAATCGCCCAGGCCGCCGCCTCGATCGGTGTGGAGGACGAGATCATCCCCGACTCCGCGGTCGCCGAGGTGGTGCTCGCCCACACCAAGGAACAGATCCAGGCGATCCACGACGAGGACGCCGCCCTGCTCGACGACGACCATGCCCCCGGTGCCCTGTCGGGCGAGGAGTTCCGCAAGATCCTCGCCGACGCCATGGACAACGCGACCACACGCGCCAAGGTCCTCGGGTTGCCGTGGGTCGCTGGATCCGGGTTCCGCAGCAGTGGCAACCCCGGGTTCGTGTTCTGCGCCCGAGTGGGCGACCACCCCGAAGCGGTGTTCCGGTGGGTCCCCATCGACACCGACGGCAACACCCTCGTGGAGGCGGACGGCACCACGATCCTTTCGGACCAGACGCTGCAGGCCATCGCGCGCGCCCAGTGCGAACCAGCCACCGACTTCGACCTGCCCGACGCGGCACGGGACAAGGCGTACACGGCCTGGGAAGCGGCACGTGACGACATCCTGGCGAAGTGGGCCGACCTGTCGGACCCGACCAACGTTGTGGTGCCGGTCCCGAAGACGATGCGACGGGCCAAGGAGCTGCTCATCAACCACCCCCCGGCCGGCGTCACCCAGGACAAGCTCGACTGGTACGACGAAGCCCTCTCAGCCCCCTACGACCACCGCACCCAGAGGATCCTGCGGCAAGCAATCATCGACCATGACAACCCAGCTGACCAGGCCGTCGAGATCGTCAAGGTCATCCACGACCTGGGACTCGAACCCCAACCGGAGGTCCAACCCCTCCCGGAGATCGAAGCCGACGACATCTACCTGGTGTGCTGGATGGCCGTGTTGCCCGAATCCAACAGCGCTTCAGACGTGCTGTTGGAGCAGCCTGAGGGCCTTCCTGCGCAGATCGACTCATGA
- a CDS encoding phosphorothioated DNA-binding restriction endonuclease — MIGQPLAGFDRLNRAVVRGRRAPHKPLLVLVMLGYLSRGRDRVAYDEVEPVLRRLLARYNAQRSAQTPFNPWLRLPADGVFEVAGWSPDRGYSDVAARGTVGGFVPGVRAALSMDPLAVPALAASMLAENFASSLHADILTTCGLANTVPAGLLGTGGRPRDHGFPDRVFDAWGRACVVCGWDAGDGTDEGIGVQAAHVQWHCFDGPDTADNGLPLCALHHVCFDRGLWGISEDWTIRVASSVEGGPEVLRGLIDRHSHPLRGEGTLASHHVEWHTTQVLAV; from the coding sequence ATGATCGGCCAACCCTTGGCGGGTTTTGATCGGCTCAACCGTGCGGTGGTGCGTGGCCGTCGGGCCCCGCACAAGCCACTGCTGGTGCTTGTGATGCTCGGCTATCTCTCCCGCGGTAGGGACCGGGTCGCTTATGACGAAGTGGAACCGGTCCTTCGTCGACTGCTTGCCCGGTACAACGCCCAACGGTCCGCCCAGACCCCGTTCAACCCGTGGCTTCGGCTGCCCGCTGACGGCGTGTTCGAGGTGGCGGGGTGGTCACCGGACCGCGGGTACAGCGACGTTGCGGCCCGCGGGACCGTCGGCGGGTTCGTGCCGGGAGTCCGGGCTGCGCTGTCGATGGATCCGTTGGCCGTCCCGGCCCTGGCCGCCTCCATGCTGGCCGAGAACTTCGCGTCGTCGCTGCACGCCGACATCCTCACGACCTGCGGGTTGGCCAACACGGTGCCGGCGGGGCTGCTCGGCACGGGCGGCCGGCCGCGGGACCACGGGTTTCCCGACCGGGTGTTCGACGCCTGGGGGAGGGCCTGTGTTGTGTGCGGCTGGGACGCTGGCGACGGCACCGACGAGGGGATCGGGGTGCAGGCCGCCCATGTCCAGTGGCATTGCTTCGACGGGCCAGACACTGCTGACAACGGCCTGCCGTTGTGCGCGTTGCATCATGTCTGCTTCGACCGTGGCCTGTGGGGCATCAGCGAGGACTGGACGATCCGGGTTGCATCGAGCGTGGAGGGCGGCCCTGAGGTCCTCCGTGGCCTGATCGACCGGCACAGCCATCCCTTGCGGGGCGAGGGGACGCTGGCCTCCCACCATGTCGAGTGGCACACCACACAGGTGCTGGCCGTCTGA
- a CDS encoding Eco57I restriction-modification methylase domain-containing protein has protein sequence MTDLLPDLYDRERAWTDPAKHGISPRAQWSGNGKNALWVCHATANKRPANGHVIDVWRQRQGNGAAPVLLVITHHGGAVLCGPSGDSPPVVDFDADVARRIATTALELPTRHAAARKVFGYLDTDGEEATGIINRGLFATHHLRTGVPDRPDWDDARTTAEPAMDKVDRELVAALGWTIEPQGVHEVLRDPDDQTARAVAVFLAPDESADVASVKRNNTSPVSWAMTHADRNNIPWVVTVQDRAIRLYSTATSGAAGQGSRETTYAELDLTILPGELAGYLTLLFSADALAPGGTAEQIREASADYAAALAERLRERVYDQVIPALATAIAAKDSGPEGPDLDAAYRTALTVLFRLLFLGYAESKRLLPYKRNTDYTDASLAKQARRLADLHNEGADLGFDNPLTPQIEAPTDTDQTDLWDTCARLFRVVDKGHTRYGVPVYNGGLFSDDPDVNPAGATIADLALSNTEFGPPLMALLIDHTPDGGAGPIDFRSLSVREFGTIYEGLLESELALADQDLTLVKRGNDQVYEPAGAMDEVVVAEGEVYLHNASGARKASGSYFTKPFAVEHLIGTALLPTLDEHLDRIADLLGQGQEADAAEQLFDFRVADIAMGSGHFLTAAVDEIHARISAWLADHPIAGVDIEIDNLRRAARQSLPEGQHDLVEDAALLRRLIARRCVYGVDLNPISVELARVSMWIHTFVPGLPLSFLDHNLAIGNSLTGVASLDEALDALSPRAEGAADGKTMLTASLGMDVLRSHLAAAEQPLSRLGQILDTTTSDIEESRLLAHEAAAAIAPLERLLDAVVAARLGETPMPNILVESDVLDAGSDQASTAAAEVDALHFPIAFPEVFIRDRAGFDVLIGNPPWQEATIERHGFWALRFPGLRSLDQAKMEAEIDALARSRPDLVAGYEQEVSDMEAIRATLHAGPYPGMETGDPDLYKAFAWRFWHLLRLGGRTGVVLPRGAIAMLGSQAWRQELLDHGALEQIVQLTNKGGWVFDGVEPRYTVAFNVLRRNPLGTVTDLRLYGPYDNRMDYDTGIAGPGAVVPTDELRKWTQAASVPLMASERHAEVFRVLRRHRKVAELPFAYIRELDATNDKKHMILNPGATTGLWEVWKGSSFDIWQPGTGEVYAYADPAYMTEVLEKKRTRSRNMKIMPPAWRTDPDTLPVLNYRIAFRDIARATDSRTMRACLIPPEKPLTNKAPYLLRSDKATVQDEAYLLGVLCTRVFDWQARCTVETNVNKYVLDDFAVPWPTNPDHPGRRRVVEIATRLAAQTPDYTEWAKPLGHEPEPVSAADTAELLVELDATVARLYGLTRDDLTHLYATFHPTGGHEAFGQKVIAHFDTLDFGSAHPTDKVTA, from the coding sequence ATGACCGACCTGCTGCCCGACCTCTACGACCGCGAACGCGCCTGGACAGACCCCGCCAAGCACGGCATCAGTCCCCGAGCCCAATGGTCCGGGAACGGCAAGAACGCCCTGTGGGTCTGCCACGCCACCGCCAACAAACGGCCCGCCAACGGCCACGTCATCGACGTCTGGAGGCAACGGCAGGGCAACGGCGCAGCCCCTGTCCTGCTCGTCATCACCCACCACGGTGGCGCGGTCCTGTGCGGCCCGTCCGGGGATTCTCCACCGGTGGTCGACTTCGATGCCGACGTCGCCCGACGCATCGCCACCACCGCCTTGGAACTGCCCACCCGGCACGCCGCCGCCCGCAAAGTCTTCGGCTACCTCGACACCGACGGCGAGGAAGCGACCGGCATCATAAACCGGGGTCTGTTCGCCACTCACCACCTCCGTACCGGTGTGCCCGATCGGCCCGACTGGGACGATGCCCGCACCACCGCCGAACCGGCCATGGACAAGGTGGACCGCGAACTCGTCGCCGCCCTCGGCTGGACCATCGAACCCCAAGGCGTCCACGAGGTCCTGCGCGACCCCGATGACCAGACCGCACGGGCGGTCGCGGTCTTCCTCGCCCCTGACGAATCGGCCGACGTCGCCTCGGTCAAGCGCAACAACACCAGTCCCGTCTCCTGGGCGATGACCCACGCGGACCGCAATAACATCCCATGGGTCGTCACCGTCCAGGACCGGGCGATCCGCCTGTACTCCACCGCCACCTCCGGCGCCGCCGGACAGGGGTCCCGCGAAACCACCTACGCCGAGCTGGACCTCACCATCCTGCCCGGTGAGCTCGCCGGCTACCTCACCCTGCTGTTCTCCGCCGACGCCCTCGCACCGGGCGGTACCGCCGAACAGATCCGCGAAGCCTCAGCCGACTACGCTGCCGCGCTTGCCGAACGGCTCCGCGAACGCGTCTACGACCAGGTGATCCCCGCCCTGGCCACCGCCATCGCCGCCAAGGACTCCGGCCCGGAGGGGCCGGACCTCGACGCCGCCTACAGGACCGCCCTCACGGTGCTGTTCCGCCTGCTGTTCCTAGGCTACGCCGAGTCGAAGCGCCTGCTGCCCTACAAGCGCAACACCGACTACACCGACGCCTCCCTGGCCAAGCAAGCCCGACGGCTCGCCGACCTCCATAACGAAGGCGCCGATCTCGGGTTCGACAACCCCCTCACCCCCCAGATCGAGGCGCCCACCGACACCGACCAGACCGACCTGTGGGACACCTGCGCACGGCTGTTCCGCGTCGTTGACAAGGGCCACACCCGCTACGGGGTCCCCGTGTACAACGGCGGACTGTTCTCCGACGACCCCGACGTCAACCCCGCCGGCGCCACCATCGCCGACCTGGCGCTGTCCAACACCGAGTTCGGCCCGCCGCTCATGGCCCTGCTCATCGACCACACCCCCGACGGGGGCGCCGGGCCGATCGACTTCCGCAGCCTGTCAGTCCGCGAGTTCGGCACGATCTACGAAGGCCTGCTCGAATCCGAACTCGCCCTCGCCGACCAGGACCTCACCCTCGTCAAGCGAGGCAACGACCAGGTCTATGAACCCGCAGGAGCGATGGATGAGGTGGTCGTTGCCGAGGGCGAGGTGTACCTCCACAACGCCTCCGGCGCCCGCAAGGCCTCCGGGTCCTACTTCACCAAGCCCTTCGCCGTTGAACACCTCATAGGCACCGCGCTGCTACCAACCCTCGACGAGCACCTCGACCGGATCGCCGACCTCCTTGGGCAGGGCCAGGAAGCCGATGCAGCCGAGCAGTTGTTCGACTTCCGCGTCGCCGACATCGCGATGGGCTCCGGGCACTTCCTCACCGCCGCCGTTGACGAGATTCACGCCCGCATCTCCGCATGGCTCGCCGACCATCCGATCGCCGGTGTCGACATCGAGATCGACAACCTCCGCAGGGCCGCCCGGCAATCGCTGCCCGAAGGGCAGCACGACCTCGTCGAAGACGCCGCCCTCCTGCGACGCCTCATCGCGCGCCGGTGCGTCTACGGCGTCGACCTCAACCCGATCTCTGTGGAACTCGCCCGCGTATCGATGTGGATCCACACCTTCGTGCCCGGACTCCCGCTGTCCTTCCTCGACCACAACCTCGCCATTGGCAACAGCCTCACTGGGGTGGCCAGCCTCGATGAGGCTCTGGACGCGTTGTCCCCACGCGCAGAAGGCGCTGCTGACGGGAAGACGATGCTCACCGCATCTTTGGGTATGGACGTGCTGCGCAGTCACCTGGCTGCCGCTGAACAACCCCTCAGCCGACTCGGCCAGATCCTGGACACTACGACCTCCGACATCGAGGAGTCCCGGCTCCTGGCGCACGAAGCCGCAGCGGCCATCGCACCCCTTGAGCGGTTGCTAGACGCCGTGGTGGCCGCGCGTCTTGGGGAGACCCCCATGCCCAACATCCTCGTCGAGAGCGACGTGCTGGACGCCGGCAGCGACCAGGCCAGCACCGCCGCCGCCGAGGTGGACGCGTTGCACTTCCCGATCGCTTTCCCCGAGGTGTTCATACGCGACCGGGCAGGGTTCGACGTGCTGATAGGCAACCCCCCATGGCAGGAGGCAACGATCGAGCGGCACGGGTTCTGGGCGCTACGGTTCCCCGGCCTTCGCAGCCTCGACCAAGCCAAGATGGAAGCCGAGATCGACGCCCTTGCCCGATCCCGACCTGACCTCGTGGCGGGCTACGAGCAGGAGGTCTCCGACATGGAAGCCATCCGGGCGACACTGCACGCCGGACCGTACCCAGGCATGGAGACCGGCGACCCAGACCTCTATAAGGCGTTCGCTTGGCGATTTTGGCACCTGCTGCGGCTCGGCGGGCGCACCGGAGTCGTGCTGCCCCGTGGGGCCATCGCGATGCTCGGATCCCAGGCCTGGCGGCAGGAACTGCTCGACCACGGGGCGTTGGAGCAGATCGTGCAGCTCACCAACAAGGGCGGCTGGGTGTTCGATGGTGTCGAACCCCGGTACACGGTCGCATTCAACGTGCTGCGTCGAAACCCACTGGGGACCGTCACCGATCTGCGCCTCTACGGACCCTATGACAACCGGATGGACTACGACACTGGGATCGCCGGGCCAGGAGCGGTCGTCCCGACCGACGAGCTGCGTAAGTGGACCCAAGCGGCCTCGGTGCCATTGATGGCCTCCGAGCGTCACGCCGAGGTTTTCCGGGTGCTTCGTCGCCACCGGAAGGTCGCCGAGTTGCCCTTCGCGTATATCCGGGAACTCGACGCGACCAACGACAAGAAGCACATGATCCTCAACCCAGGTGCCACAACCGGACTGTGGGAGGTCTGGAAGGGCTCGTCGTTCGACATCTGGCAACCGGGCACCGGCGAGGTGTACGCATATGCCGATCCGGCCTACATGACCGAGGTGTTGGAGAAGAAGCGCACCCGTAGTCGCAACATGAAGATCATGCCGCCCGCATGGCGCACCGACCCGGACACCCTCCCCGTTCTGAACTACCGCATCGCCTTCCGCGACATCGCCCGCGCCACCGACTCCCGCACCATGCGGGCATGCCTCATCCCACCCGAGAAGCCACTGACCAACAAGGCACCGTACCTGCTGCGCAGCGACAAGGCGACGGTGCAGGACGAGGCTTACCTCCTCGGCGTGCTCTGCACGCGCGTGTTTGACTGGCAGGCCCGATGCACCGTCGAGACGAACGTGAACAAGTACGTCCTTGACGACTTTGCCGTCCCGTGGCCCACCAACCCGGACCATCCGGGACGTCGACGGGTAGTTGAGATCGCCACTCGTCTGGCCGCGCAGACACCCGACTACACCGAGTGGGCGAAGCCACTCGGCCACGAACCCGAACCAGTCAGCGCAGCCGACACCGCGGAACTGCTGGTGGAACTCGACGCCACCGTCGCCCGTCTCTACGGCCTCACCCGAGACGACCTCACCCACCTCTACGCGACCTTCCACCCCACCGGCGGCCATGAAGCGTTCGGTCAAAAGGTCATCGCCCACTTCGACACGCTGGACTTCGGTTCCGCCCACCCCACCGACAAGGTCACCGCATGA